A window from Lachnoanaerobaculum umeaense encodes these proteins:
- a CDS encoding ABC transporter ATP-binding protein, producing the protein MEILKVKDLVVNYGMIKAVKGASFTVNKGEIVALIGANGAGKTSILHTVTGLISAKEGSIEFDGKNITRARAHDIVKLGMAHVPEGRRVFGDLTVLENLKLGAYIRNDKAGIEESLDKIYKRFPRLFERKLQVAGTLSGGEQQMLAMGRALMSNPKVIVMDEPSMGLSPLYVNEIFDIIREIHESGTTVLLVEQNAKKALSIADRAYVLETGNIVLDGDAKTLLNDDSVKRAYLGE; encoded by the coding sequence ATGGAAATATTAAAAGTAAAAGATCTTGTCGTGAACTATGGAATGATAAAAGCTGTAAAGGGTGCAAGTTTTACCGTAAATAAAGGTGAAATAGTTGCGCTTATCGGTGCAAACGGTGCAGGCAAGACATCTATACTACATACTGTTACAGGGCTGATCAGTGCAAAAGAAGGAAGTATAGAATTTGATGGTAAGAATATAACAAGGGCTAGAGCTCATGATATAGTTAAGCTTGGTATGGCACATGTACCGGAGGGCAGAAGAGTATTTGGAGATTTGACAGTACTTGAAAACTTGAAACTTGGTGCATATATCAGGAATGATAAGGCAGGTATCGAAGAGAGTCTTGATAAGATATATAAGAGATTTCCAAGACTGTTTGAGAGAAAGTTACAGGTGGCAGGTACTCTATCAGGCGGTGAGCAACAGATGCTTGCAATGGGAAGAGCTCTTATGAGTAATCCTAAGGTTATCGTTATGGATGAGCCTTCTATGGGACTTTCACCACTATACGTTAATGAGATATTTGATATAATTAGAGAGATTCATGAAAGTGGAACTACAGTGCTTTTGGTTGAGCAAAATGCAAAGAAGGCACTTAGTATTGCAGATAGAGCATATGTACTTGAAACCGGGAATATTGTATTGGATGGAGATGCAAAGACATTGCTTAATGATGACAGTGTAAAAAGGGCATATTTAGGCGAATAA
- a CDS encoding ABC transporter substrate-binding protein — translation MKKRVLMSALALTFGLALTACGNANNADSGSKAETAAASADGDVFTIGTTGPITGSAASYGNSVKNGATIAIDEINAAGGVKVGDKTYKLALNFQDDEAKEDKAVNAYNSLMDSGINVFMGAVTSGSSLALTDLTAKDNILQITPSGSAKAITENPNVFRLCFTDPLQGKMIADFIVDQGYESVAVLYNNSDEYSTGVYESFKEELSKSGKGELLVEEQSFADGDVDFTTQLTKIKASGAKAIFVPGYYEAAAYIVQQAKQQGIEAAFVGSDGWDGVLSQVTDKSTVEGAVFLSPFLATAPTAADFTSKYESDYKSTPDQFAADGYDTVYVIKAAMEKAGSIESDDLIKAMTEIEVDGITGKVSFNADGEPNKEPMFVTIKNGEYKLFE, via the coding sequence ATGAAGAAAAGAGTATTAATGTCAGCATTGGCATTGACTTTCGGGTTGGCACTTACAGCCTGTGGCAATGCAAATAATGCAGATTCAGGTTCAAAAGCTGAGACTGCGGCAGCTTCTGCTGATGGAGATGTATTTACAATAGGAACTACAGGACCAATTACAGGAAGTGCTGCATCTTACGGTAATTCAGTAAAGAACGGTGCTACTATAGCTATTGATGAAATCAATGCTGCAGGTGGTGTGAAGGTGGGAGATAAGACCTATAAGTTGGCACTTAACTTCCAGGATGATGAAGCCAAGGAAGATAAGGCTGTAAACGCATATAACAGTTTGATGGATAGTGGCATCAATGTGTTTATGGGAGCTGTAACAAGTGGTTCTTCACTTGCACTTACTGATTTAACTGCAAAGGACAATATATTGCAGATTACACCTTCAGGTTCAGCAAAGGCAATTACTGAGAATCCTAATGTTTTCAGACTTTGCTTTACAGATCCTCTTCAGGGAAAGATGATTGCAGATTTTATAGTAGATCAGGGATATGAGAGTGTTGCTGTTCTTTATAATAACTCTGATGAGTATTCAACCGGAGTTTACGAGTCTTTCAAAGAGGAACTAAGTAAGAGTGGCAAGGGTGAATTGCTTGTAGAGGAACAGTCATTTGCAGATGGTGATGTTGATTTCACAACTCAGTTGACAAAGATCAAGGCTTCAGGTGCTAAGGCTATATTTGTACCGGGATACTATGAGGCAGCAGCTTATATTGTTCAGCAGGCAAAGCAGCAGGGAATTGAAGCAGCTTTTGTAGGTTCTGATGGATGGGACGGTGTATTATCACAGGTTACAGATAAAAGTACAGTTGAGGGTGCAGTATTCTTAAGTCCGTTCTTAGCTACAGCACCAACAGCGGCTGATTTCACTTCAAAGTATGAGAGCGATTATAAGTCAACACCTGATCAGTTCGCAGCTGATGGATATGATACAGTATATGTAATCAAGGCTGCAATGGAGAAGGCAGGAAGCATTGAGAGTGACGACCTTATCAAGGCTATGACTGAGATAGAGGTTGACGGTATCACAGGAAAGGTATCATTTAATGCTGACGGTGAGCCAAATAAAGAGCCTATGTTTGTCACTATAAAAAATGGTGAGTATAAGCTTTTTGAGTAA
- a CDS encoding branched-chain amino acid ABC transporter permease — MLINFIEQLINGLRTGSIYALIAIGYTMVYGIAKMINFAHGDIIMVGAYALYFSISVLGLPVPVSLLITVVVCSVLGVLIEKIAYKPLRKAPPLAVLITAIGMSFFLQSSSLLFFGSTPIPFQSVIPNVNIKIGPVVISSITLVTLVVTAIAMILLTLFINKTKLGSAMRAVSEDKGAAELMGINVNSTISMTFAIGSALAAVAGILYISQYQSMKPTLGALPGIKAFVAAVLGGIGSIPGAMLGGILLGLIESVSKAYISTELADAIVFGVLIVVLLFRPSGLLGKKKIVKV, encoded by the coding sequence ATGTTAATTAACTTTATTGAACAGTTAATAAACGGATTGAGGACCGGCAGCATTTATGCATTGATAGCTATCGGTTATACAATGGTATATGGTATAGCTAAAATGATAAATTTTGCTCATGGAGATATAATAATGGTGGGAGCGTATGCTCTTTATTTTAGTATATCGGTATTGGGTTTACCTGTTCCGGTATCACTTTTAATAACTGTTGTTGTGTGCTCTGTTTTGGGAGTTTTGATTGAAAAGATAGCATATAAGCCGCTTAGAAAAGCACCACCATTGGCAGTACTTATTACAGCTATAGGTATGAGTTTCTTTTTACAAAGTAGCTCTTTGTTATTCTTCGGTTCTACACCGATACCTTTTCAATCAGTAATTCCGAATGTAAATATAAAGATAGGACCGGTTGTAATTTCAAGTATTACTTTGGTTACTTTAGTGGTTACTGCTATTGCAATGATATTGCTTACATTGTTTATAAACAAAACCAAGCTTGGTTCGGCAATGAGAGCTGTTTCAGAAGATAAGGGTGCTGCAGAGCTTATGGGTATTAATGTTAACAGCACTATTTCTATGACCTTTGCCATTGGATCTGCATTGGCTGCAGTAGCAGGTATTTTATATATAAGCCAGTATCAGTCTATGAAACCTACTTTAGGTGCCCTGCCGGGTATTAAGGCTTTCGTAGCTGCGGTTCTTGGAGGTATAGGAAGCATACCCGGGGCAATGCTTGGAGGAATACTGCTTGGACTTATAGAAAGTGTTTCAAAGGCATATATTTCAACTGAGCTTGCTGATGCTATTGTATTTGGAGTTTTGATAGTCGTTTTATTATTCAGACCTTCAGGACTTTTGGGTAAGAAGAAGATTGTAAAGGTGTAG
- a CDS encoding DUF4364 family protein has protein sequence MLSEPMTLYKLMILYMLKQVKFPLTNSNISDFFVSKEYTTYFIVQQALSELLESNLLSMENINNNSRYEMTKEGEEALSFFEKQISPAIITDINEFIQTNKFRMRNEVSTTAEYYKLPGNDLIVHCEVLEGKTPLINIEINSPDEEQASIMTNNWRSCSQDIYQYIMKRLLGGMD, from the coding sequence ATGCTCTCAGAACCTATGACATTATATAAATTAATGATACTATATATGTTAAAGCAAGTGAAATTTCCACTTACAAACTCAAATATATCAGACTTTTTTGTCAGCAAAGAATATACCACCTATTTTATAGTTCAACAAGCTCTATCCGAGCTTTTAGAATCGAACCTGCTTAGTATGGAAAATATAAATAATAATTCCAGGTATGAAATGACAAAGGAAGGCGAGGAAGCACTGTCTTTTTTTGAAAAACAGATTTCCCCTGCTATTATCACTGATATAAACGAATTTATACAGACTAATAAATTTAGAATGAGAAATGAAGTCTCAACTACAGCAGAATATTACAAACTTCCGGGAAACGACCTCATTGTACATTGTGAGGTGTTAGAAGGTAAGACTCCACTTATAAATATTGAGATCAATTCACCTGATGAAGAGCAGGCAAGTATTATGACAAATAATTGGCGTTCTTGCAGTCAGGATATCTATCAATATATTATGAAAAGACTTCTTGGTGGCATGGACTAG
- a CDS encoding DUF5717 family protein has product MRERINRLAKGIIEEELPILVCEPGNIDLPIKVDEAVRFEIEIRSENNVPLRGVAYSDNIRVRIVDATFGGLESKLVLEINSRNLNSEEKIEGNITLVTNAGERDIPYIFYTKNTDTVLVLDSLKTVDDFMVIAKEDINIALAIFMYKDFCKSRFMKDIRLQKIYDALSKGADSRSNLENFLQAVGNKEAVNFELESNELDISTIEEEKSFTIKVYKENWGLLDIDVSTNASFIKLNTGKIKNEDFIDNVYELEFTIDPNLLEDRKNIANIKFKNGLNEKYLEVIINKNLEKEYQREARIFERKQWIDYFKLRVEAELSSEKIQKNEILLKMMAVLDRLLASTYKSFLVKLLKAEIYLILGDKASAKSIINSLTSKIKENRHELRDEYLILEYLDTYMYPDADKARDLTKLIKDLYKKYHSIIQLVLILNIDDNLKDNPVEKQKVLKRAFELGDRSKLLMMEYAKLLCKNPHLLTVCGKFEVMALSFGIRNNLISINLSERILVVVRETKKINGAILNILFSIYNALPSDELLFDICEILINGNVRKKHVNMWYERCIQKGLNVDRIYEYFLYSLPEKYDLPMPESVLKYFERINSMADDFKLRIFENVVEHYPHNSEIYRAYIKRIKIFTIDNAMKLRMDEHLINIYAGILEEDDVDERLAKIIPFLMNSYEVYVPDKAARSIVVVYPELNGEKIYDLVDGRAFVALYSENAIILTGDAFGNRYYSKDMVVDKIFHMQNLIDRAYDIDENHDMNRLEKLGIISESDSIDLEDVELVEVALEEIDIDVRFKNLLLSKLIEYFWRSSKDEDIINLELLNRTGELNLDEDNIFMYCDTLMNTGNIKEAIDIIKAFGIEHIKEEELLSLISKAVDYDTFRASIAFMLYKEGKFTDKTLDLIARVYNGRTKDMFECLKLCVERNVETYDFEERILIQMLFSNQTKDLDEAFSIYTDRKRVTDIIIRAYFTIKSDAFFMNDEFTKDDVFDYLEDGLSDFDDMKEFPNIYMLALSKYYSKKDTLNFKQTRLCELIVKNLCDLGMIFSYFKSLSRFISIDRDILESAFVEYKSNSESIIFKSRIFPISDKFEEEEFPNIYKNVFVKHKKIFADEIWEYQILENTEGTANVLTTDCVQFNKEPDAKESRFIMINDLEDLPDGKDDEMKEKLTEFVYKDELVNNLFTLI; this is encoded by the coding sequence ATGAGAGAGCGAATCAATCGTTTGGCTAAAGGAATAATAGAAGAGGAATTACCGATATTGGTCTGTGAGCCGGGAAATATAGACCTGCCTATAAAGGTGGATGAAGCTGTTCGCTTTGAGATAGAGATACGAAGTGAGAACAATGTACCTTTAAGAGGCGTGGCTTATTCTGACAATATTAGAGTAAGAATAGTTGATGCAACCTTTGGCGGTTTAGAAAGCAAGCTTGTACTGGAAATCAACTCCAGAAATCTTAATAGTGAAGAAAAGATAGAGGGTAATATCACTTTGGTTACAAATGCAGGTGAGAGAGATATACCCTATATTTTCTATACAAAAAATACAGATACAGTACTGGTACTGGACTCATTAAAGACAGTGGATGATTTTATGGTGATTGCTAAAGAAGACATAAATATTGCACTGGCTATTTTTATGTATAAAGATTTTTGTAAGTCAAGATTTATGAAAGACATAAGATTGCAAAAAATCTATGATGCATTAAGTAAAGGTGCAGATTCCAGATCGAATCTAGAGAATTTCTTACAGGCTGTAGGTAATAAAGAGGCTGTAAACTTTGAGCTTGAGTCAAATGAGTTGGATATTTCTACAATAGAAGAAGAGAAGAGCTTTACCATAAAGGTCTATAAGGAAAACTGGGGACTTCTTGACATTGATGTATCTACAAATGCTTCTTTTATTAAGTTAAATACCGGAAAGATAAAGAATGAAGATTTCATAGATAATGTATATGAACTGGAGTTTACTATTGATCCAAATTTGTTGGAAGATAGAAAAAATATTGCAAATATAAAGTTCAAAAATGGCCTGAATGAAAAGTATTTGGAAGTCATAATAAATAAGAATCTTGAAAAGGAATATCAAAGAGAAGCTAGGATTTTTGAAAGAAAGCAGTGGATAGATTATTTTAAGCTGAGAGTTGAAGCCGAACTTAGTAGTGAAAAAATACAAAAAAATGAGATTTTACTTAAAATGATGGCAGTACTTGATAGATTATTGGCAAGCACATATAAAAGTTTCTTAGTAAAGCTTTTAAAGGCAGAGATATATTTGATACTGGGAGATAAGGCAAGTGCAAAGTCTATCATCAACAGCTTAACTTCTAAGATCAAGGAAAACAGGCATGAACTAAGAGATGAGTATTTGATTTTGGAATATTTGGACACTTATATGTATCCGGATGCTGATAAGGCTAGAGATTTGACAAAGCTGATAAAGGATTTATATAAGAAATATCATTCCATTATTCAGCTTGTTCTTATTTTAAATATAGATGATAATTTGAAAGACAATCCTGTAGAAAAGCAGAAAGTCCTAAAGAGAGCATTTGAGCTTGGAGACAGATCAAAGCTTTTGATGATGGAGTATGCAAAACTGCTTTGTAAGAATCCACACTTATTGACTGTGTGTGGAAAATTTGAAGTTATGGCATTGAGCTTTGGAATAAGGAATAATCTTATATCAATTAATCTCTCTGAGAGAATTTTAGTCGTTGTAAGAGAGACAAAGAAGATAAATGGTGCAATACTTAATATATTATTTTCCATATACAATGCATTACCAAGTGATGAGTTACTTTTTGACATATGTGAAATACTTATAAATGGTAATGTAAGAAAAAAGCATGTAAACATGTGGTACGAAAGATGCATTCAAAAAGGATTGAATGTTGATAGGATATACGAGTATTTCTTATATTCGCTTCCTGAAAAATATGATTTACCTATGCCTGAGTCTGTATTGAAATATTTTGAAAGAATAAATTCAATGGCGGATGATTTTAAACTGAGAATTTTTGAAAATGTTGTAGAACATTATCCTCATAATAGTGAGATTTATAGAGCTTATATAAAGCGAATAAAGATATTTACTATTGACAATGCTATGAAGTTGAGGATGGATGAGCATTTAATAAATATCTATGCAGGAATACTGGAAGAGGATGATGTAGATGAAAGACTGGCAAAGATAATTCCGTTTTTAATGAATTCCTATGAGGTTTATGTTCCGGATAAAGCAGCAAGATCCATTGTTGTAGTATATCCGGAGTTAAATGGTGAAAAGATATATGATCTTGTAGATGGAAGGGCGTTTGTAGCATTGTATTCTGAAAATGCTATAATTTTGACTGGTGATGCATTTGGAAACAGATATTATTCTAAAGATATGGTTGTAGATAAGATATTCCATATGCAGAATTTGATAGACAGAGCCTATGATATAGATGAAAATCATGATATGAACAGGCTTGAAAAACTGGGAATAATATCTGAGAGTGATAGTATAGATCTGGAAGATGTTGAACTTGTTGAGGTTGCACTTGAAGAGATAGATATTGATGTCCGCTTTAAAAACCTGCTTTTGTCAAAGCTTATAGAATATTTTTGGAGATCCTCTAAGGATGAGGATATAATTAATCTTGAACTCTTAAATAGGACAGGTGAGTTGAATTTGGATGAAGACAATATTTTTATGTATTGTGATACATTAATGAATACCGGAAATATAAAAGAGGCAATAGATATAATAAAAGCATTTGGTATAGAACATATTAAGGAGGAGGAACTCCTCAGCCTTATTTCAAAGGCAGTAGATTACGATACATTCAGGGCAAGCATTGCCTTTATGTTATATAAAGAAGGAAAATTTACAGATAAAACATTGGACTTGATTGCCAGAGTATACAATGGTAGAACAAAAGATATGTTTGAATGCCTGAAATTATGTGTGGAAAGAAATGTTGAAACATATGATTTTGAGGAAAGAATACTGATACAAATGCTTTTCTCTAATCAAACTAAAGATTTGGATGAGGCATTTAGTATTTATACAGATAGAAAAAGAGTTACAGATATCATTATTAGGGCATACTTTACAATAAAGAGTGATGCATTCTTTATGAATGACGAGTTTACTAAGGATGATGTCTTTGATTACTTGGAAGATGGACTCAGTGATTTTGATGATATGAAGGAATTTCCTAATATATACATGCTTGCATTGTCTAAGTATTACTCAAAAAAGGATACACTTAATTTTAAACAGACAAGACTTTGCGAATTAATTGTAAAAAATCTTTGTGATTTGGGCATGATATTTTCATATTTTAAGTCATTGTCAAGATTTATATCTATAGACAGAGATATTTTAGAGTCTGCATTTGTAGAATATAAATCAAATAGTGAGTCCATCATATTTAAATCAAGGATTTTCCCAATTAGTGATAAATTTGAAGAAGAGGAATTTCCAAATATTTATAAAAATGTTTTTGTTAAGCATAAAAAGATCTTTGCGGATGAAATTTGGGAGTATCAGATTTTAGAAAATACAGAGGGTACAGCCAATGTACTTACAACCGATTGTGTTCAATTTAACAAAGAACCTGATGCCAAGGAAAGCAGATTTATTATGATAAATGACTTGGAAGATTTGCCGGATGGAAAAGATGATGAAATGAAGGAAAAGCTGACAGAATTTGTATACAAAGATGAGTTGGTGAATAATTTATTTACACTGATATAA
- a CDS encoding DUF5716 family protein: MNPRVLGIALSDISTGLIFYPDDEAIIFPTIISKKKSEEAWVVGEEAYALALDGKGIITDKLLKLARKNGTATIDGTKYDGKEILKIFFKEIINVGMEKLYKEKPDEVVIAIAELDKYIVRDIREAFVGLGYQPNHIHVISKEESFIYFVLSLKKDIWSNRVGMFDLSDVSLTYYEMMVNRNTRKLSVNAESENMDEAFNLQILNNPSGAKLADKILTSVAEKVMDRKKFSSIFLTGQVFAEHEWAEGFIGFLCSRGRVYLDTNIFAKGAAFKGVDLASENSIYNILATCEGRLKSDVFINVFSNGKSCKMYLGKAGDIWDEPNEELFLIPDERESIDINIVSVDGKSKKNIPITLDFLPKRPVKTRRFCLKSHFLSDKVMNLEISDAGFGDMYPATGVKRNIEVNIWD, from the coding sequence ATGAATCCAAGAGTGCTTGGAATTGCTTTATCTGATATAAGTACAGGCCTTATATTTTATCCTGATGATGAAGCGATAATATTCCCTACTATCATAAGTAAGAAAAAGAGTGAAGAAGCTTGGGTAGTGGGAGAAGAAGCCTATGCTCTTGCACTGGATGGAAAAGGAATAATTACTGATAAATTATTAAAATTAGCAAGAAAAAACGGTACTGCAACTATTGATGGTACAAAATATGATGGAAAAGAAATACTAAAGATTTTTTTCAAAGAAATAATAAATGTAGGAATGGAAAAACTGTATAAGGAAAAACCTGATGAAGTAGTCATAGCTATAGCCGAGTTAGATAAATATATAGTGAGAGATATCAGAGAAGCTTTTGTTGGACTTGGATATCAGCCTAATCATATACATGTTATAAGTAAAGAAGAAAGTTTTATATATTTTGTGCTTTCCTTAAAAAAGGATATTTGGAGTAATAGAGTTGGAATGTTTGACTTATCAGATGTAAGTCTTACATATTATGAAATGATGGTAAATAGAAACACAAGAAAACTTTCTGTGAATGCTGAATCTGAAAATATGGATGAGGCATTTAACTTACAAATATTGAATAATCCGTCAGGTGCAAAACTTGCAGATAAAATATTGACCTCTGTGGCCGAGAAGGTAATGGATAGAAAGAAGTTCTCTTCTATTTTCCTTACAGGGCAGGTGTTTGCGGAGCATGAATGGGCAGAAGGTTTTATAGGTTTCCTGTGTTCCAGAGGCAGAGTGTATTTGGACACAAATATCTTTGCCAAAGGTGCGGCATTTAAGGGAGTTGATCTGGCAAGTGAGAATTCGATTTATAATATATTGGCTACTTGTGAAGGAAGACTGAAATCAGATGTATTTATAAATGTTTTCAGTAATGGTAAGAGCTGCAAGATGTATTTGGGAAAAGCCGGAGATATTTGGGATGAGCCTAATGAGGAACTATTTTTAATACCTGATGAAAGAGAATCAATAGATATAAATATAGTAAGTGTAGATGGAAAAAGTAAAAAGAATATTCCTATTACTCTGGATTTCTTGCCGAAGAGACCGGTGAAAACCAGAAGATTTTGTTTGAAAAGTCACTTTTTAAGTGATAAGGTAATGAACCTGGAAATATCAGATGCCGGATTTGGAGATATGTATCCTGCCACTGGTGTAAAAAGAAATATTGAGGTAAATATATGGGATTGA
- a CDS encoding ABC transporter ATP-binding protein, protein MLECKNLGIQFGGLKAVDNFNLNIEKGMLYGLIGPNGAGKTTVFNLLTGVYKPSSGTIRLNGNLINGKTPTQINNMGVARTFQNIRLFSNMSVLDNVKVALHEKVKYPLITSMTHLFGFDKKEKEMDDMALEILDVFSLGDKKDILSGNLPYGEQRKLEIARALATGPSLLLLDEPAAGMNPNETEELMDTIRKIRDMYDMTILLIEHDMKLVAGICEKLTVLNFGTELASGTPGEVLNNSDVITAYLGE, encoded by the coding sequence ATGCTGGAGTGTAAAAATCTGGGAATACAATTTGGCGGATTAAAAGCGGTAGATAATTTTAATCTGAATATAGAAAAAGGAATGCTCTACGGACTTATTGGACCGAATGGAGCCGGAAAAACTACAGTTTTTAACCTTCTGACAGGAGTATATAAGCCTAGCAGCGGTACTATAAGGCTGAATGGAAATTTGATAAATGGGAAAACACCTACACAAATAAATAATATGGGAGTTGCCAGAACATTCCAAAATATAAGACTTTTTTCAAATATGTCAGTTTTGGACAATGTAAAGGTGGCATTGCATGAAAAAGTAAAATATCCACTTATAACATCTATGACTCATTTGTTCGGATTTGATAAGAAAGAAAAAGAGATGGATGATATGGCATTGGAGATACTGGATGTATTTTCTCTTGGAGATAAGAAAGATATACTTTCAGGAAACTTGCCATATGGTGAACAAAGAAAACTTGAGATTGCCAGAGCGTTGGCAACAGGACCATCTTTACTTTTATTGGATGAGCCGGCGGCAGGTATGAATCCTAATGAAACAGAAGAGTTGATGGATACTATAAGAAAAATCAGAGATATGTATGATATGACCATACTGTTGATAGAGCATGATATGAAGCTTGTAGCAGGAATTTGTGAAAAGCTTACAGTGCTAAACTTTGGTACGGAGCTTGCAAGCGGTACACCTGGTGAGGTACTTAATAACTCTGATGTTATTACAGCGTATTTGGGAGAATAG
- a CDS encoding branched-chain amino acid ABC transporter permease, with protein sequence MKILNKKTIFNIAIMLLAYALVFVLINLGLLSRQYKSLIVPICVNIMLAVSLNLVTGFLGELSLGHAGFMSIGAYTSALISINTSFLPPVLSFFIALVCGCILAAVFGFLIGVPVLRLRGDYLAIVTLAFGEIIKSIINYLDFTGGSKGLSKIPLYSDYNNFTIVFIIMAICIVLISNLINSRDGRAIKSIRDNDIAAESIGIKISKYKVSAFVIAAGFAGLAGSLYAHNVGIIKPSIFDYNKSIEILVFVVLGGMGNIPGSIISAIILTVLPEFLRGADNLRMLLYAIVLILIMIFNNSKFKTSLSLNKTFRKLGKED encoded by the coding sequence ATGAAGATATTAAATAAAAAAACTATATTTAATATAGCGATAATGTTGCTGGCCTATGCATTGGTTTTTGTATTGATAAACTTAGGACTGCTCAGCAGACAATATAAATCATTGATAGTTCCAATATGTGTAAATATAATGTTGGCGGTATCACTGAACTTGGTAACCGGATTTTTGGGAGAACTCTCATTAGGTCATGCAGGATTTATGTCAATAGGTGCATATACAAGTGCACTGATATCAATAAATACAAGCTTTTTGCCACCTGTGCTATCTTTCTTTATAGCATTGGTATGTGGTTGTATTTTGGCGGCTGTATTTGGATTTTTAATCGGTGTACCTGTACTTAGACTTAGGGGAGACTATTTGGCTATAGTAACACTTGCTTTTGGTGAGATAATAAAGTCTATTATAAATTATTTGGATTTTACCGGAGGATCAAAGGGACTCAGTAAAATTCCTTTATATTCAGATTACAATAATTTTACTATTGTATTTATTATCATGGCAATATGCATTGTATTGATTTCAAATCTTATCAATTCAAGAGACGGAAGAGCAATAAAGTCTATTCGTGATAATGATATTGCAGCTGAATCTATCGGCATAAAAATAAGTAAATATAAGGTTAGTGCATTTGTTATAGCTGCGGGTTTTGCCGGACTTGCAGGTTCACTATATGCACATAATGTAGGAATTATAAAGCCAAGTATATTTGACTATAATAAATCAATTGAGATACTGGTATTTGTAGTCCTTGGAGGTATGGGAAATATTCCGGGATCTATAATTTCAGCAATTATACTTACAGTATTGCCTGAGTTCCTTAGAGGCGCAGATAACCTTAGAATGTTATTGTATGCAATAGTGTTGATTTTAATTATGATATTTAATAATAGTAAATTTAAGACAAGTTTATCACTGAATAAAACGTTTAGAAAGCTTGGAAAGGAGGATTAA